The following DNA comes from Mycobacterium sp. MS1601.
AGTGGGTCGGGCATGAGCGTCCTAAGGAAGGCGGAGTGCATTACCGTTCGATGTCCTATTGTAGGACAGTAGATCGTCCCTGTCTTTCTGGAGCGCCTTCGGCGGTAGCTGTTCCTCGAACCCGCTGATCGGTGCAGTCTCTTCGACTTCCTGCGCTTCGGGGCGGTTGCGACGAATAGTTCAACTGTCATACAGTCGTACGGTGAGCAGGGGCGTCCTGTGGCATGGCAAGGGAGCGGCAGGCTCGTAGCCGTCACGGCCAGGTCGGCCGTCGCTGGCGGCTTCGGTCGTCGGCCCCAGATCTCCTGTGTCTCGGGTGGTCAACATCGCATCACTCGACCCGACCAAGGAGGCATGTCATGACCACCCTTGACCAACCGCAGAAGAACGCGGCGGCGCTCGCCGCGGTACCGACCGGTCTGCTCATCGACGGCAGCTGGCGACCTGCCCGCGACGGCGCCCGCATGGACGTCGTCAACCCAGCCACCGAGCACGTCATCGCCCAGGTGGCCGATGCGGGTCTCGACGACGCGCTGGAAGCGGTGGATGCTGCGGTCCGCGCACAAACCCTCTGGGGCACCACGGCGCCTCGCGTGCGTTCCGAGCTGTTGTACCGCGCATATGAGGAGGTCATGCGGCGGCAGAACGACCTCGCATTCATCATGACCTCTGAGATGGGCAAGCCGTTCGCCGAGGCATGCGGGGAAGTCGCGTATGCGGCCGAGTTCTTCCGATGGTTCGCAGAGGAGGCGGTGCGCGTTGGCGGTGACTTCACGCAGCGTCCCGACGGTTCGGCGCGCACCATAGTGATGCGTCAACCGGTCGGGCCGTGCTTGCTGATCACTCCGTGGAACTTTCCGATCGCGATGGGTGCGCGGAAGATCGGTCCAGCCCTCGCTGCCGGCTGTACCGTTGTGCTGAAGCCGGCTCCGCAGACTCCGCTGACGAGTCTCGCGCTTGCGCAAATTCTGCAGGACGTCGGTCTACCGGACGGTGTGGTAAACGTCATCACGACCTCGCGGGCGGCTGAGGTCGTCGAGCCGATACTCACCGGCGGGTCGATTCGCAAGCTGTCTTTCACCGGCTCGACCGCCGTGGGCAAACTGCTGCTGGAACAGGCGGCCAAGCAAGTTGTCCGCACGTCGCTCGAACTCGGCGGAAACGCTCCCTTCATCGTGTTGCCCGATGCCAACCTCGAGGTGGCCGTGGAGGCCGCTGTGCAGGCGAAGATGCGCAACATGGGGGAAGCCTGCACCGCCGCCAACCGGATGTTCGTGCACTCCTCATTCGTCGACGAATTCGCGCGGGCTCTCGCGGATCGGATGACCGCCATGCCGGTGGGTAACGGAATGACCGACGGCGTTCAGGTCGGCCCCATGATCGATGCGGTCAGCCGCGACAAAGTCCTTCGCCTGATGACAGACGCGATCGCACGCGGCGCGACGGTGGTCGGTGGCGGTCACGTCCCGGGCGGCATCGGTTACTTCATCGAGCCGACGGTGTTGACCAATGTCCACCCCGACTCTGACCTGACCTCCACCGAGATCTTCGGGCCCGTTGCCGCGATTCAGAGTTTCGAGACGGTCGAGGAGGTCATCGCCAAGGCCAATGCCACCGAATGGGGGCTTGTCGGTTACGTGATCACCCAGGACGTCGACCTTGCTCTCGAAGTCGGCGAACGCTTGCAGGTCGGCATGGTCGGCCTGAACACGGGCCTCGTGTCTACGCCCTCAGCCCCGTTTGGTGGTATCAAGCAGTCGGGCCTCGGTCGCGAGGGTGGCCGCCTCGGGATCGAGGAGTTCCTCGACGTGAAGTACATGGCGATGCCCATTCGGGCGCGAGGTCGCGCTTGAGCGTGCGCGCTACGGCGCCGCGCGGACCGACGTCCGCTCGCATGTCTGCGGCCACTGCCTGGTTCGCTTGCTCGGTCGGGGATGTCGCGAGTGTTTCGCTGCCGCAGGCGTCATGGGCACGCATGACGGTCCTGTTACGAGTCACTCCACTGGCCACGGATCGGTTGCGAGGGTCTTCTGCATGGGTTAGAACTGTTCTACAACTCAACAGTACGGCGAAAATGAGCAGTCTATTGAGGTACACCCCCAAAAGGAGCCAGAGCATGAAGAGAGCCACCGGGCCTCGCAACCGCATCGTCGGCGCAATCGCTGCTGTCACACTTGTGTCGGTCGTGACTGCATGCGGTGGCTCCACTGGGGACACCGCTGCCAGCAGCGCACCCTCGGAGAAGATCCAGGAGATCGCCGATCTCGTGCCGCCGTCGATAGCGGAGACCGGCACGCTGAAGATTGCCGCCGCCGCGTATGCACCGGCAGTCATCGCACCCTTGTCCGGATCCTCGATGCCCACCGGATTCGACGCCGACATGGCCACCGCCGTAGCGGGGATACTCGGCCTCAAGCCCGAGTACTCGATGATCCCGTTCGACGGCATCATCACTGGTCTACAGGCCCAGCGTTACGACCTCGCGGTCGGCGACATCGGTATCAACGACGAGCGACTCGAGACCGTCTCTTTCGTCCTCAATCACACCACCCGCGACCTTCTGGTGGTCCCCCCGGCCAGTACGCTGCCCGCCTCGATCAGCACGGAGGTGGAAGCGTGTGGACTCACCGTCGGCGCGGTGCGTGGATCCCAGGAGGCCGCGGTGCTCGACAAGATTCAGGCGGCGTGCGAAGCTGCCGGCAAGACCTTCACGGCCAAGACGTTCCAAGACCAGGCGACTGTGAATCTCGCTGTGCAGCAAGGTCGTATCGATGCCAACCTCACAGATGAGGGTACTGCTGGCCTTCTCGTCGAGCAGTCGCCCGATGAGTTCAAGGCGGTCGAAGTGGGCTTTGTTCCGTTGTTGCCGACAGGCTTTGCTCTTCCCAACAACGACAACACCGCTGCGATGACGGAAGCCATTTCCGAGGCCCTCGATCATCTGATCGAGTCCGGTGACTACGCCGAGATCACAGGCAAGTACTTCAAAGACGGCGACAAGGGCCAGGTGGAGGCAGCCGAGGTGTACTCGCGCATCGTGGACGGCGCGAAGAAGACCACCAAGTGAGTGTCTCCACGAGATCAATCGGCACGCGCCGCAACGCACACGAGCGGTTGCCGATCGATCAGCTTCCGCCCACCGAGGTGGTGCCCCTGAAGCACCCATTCAGGATCGCGTCGGCCGCTGTGGTGTTGCTCATTGGCGCATTGGGCCTGCACTCGGTGGTCACCAACGACAACTTCCAGTGGGGCCGCGTGTGGTTCTACCTCTTCGATCCACAGATCTTGTCCGGCTTACGGTCGACCTTGATCCTGACGGTGTGCTCTATGTCGATGGGTCTGGTTCTTGGGGTCATCCTCGCCGTCTTCCGCGTGTCGAAGAACCGTGTGTTGTCCTACCTGGCGGGCCTGTATCTGTGGTTCTTCCGCGGGACGCCTCTGCTCATCCAGCTCATCTTCTGGTTCAACTTCGCAGCGTTGTATCCTCGGCTCAGTATTGGTATACCGTTCGGCGGGCCAGAGTTCATCGGGGGCAGCACCAACGAAGTCCTCACGGTGTGGGTCGTCGCGCTTCTCGCCCTCAGCCTCAATGAGGCTGCCTATATGGCCGAGATCATCCGTGGCGGATTGCTCGCGGTGCCAAGTCAGCAGACCGAAGCCGCGCAAGCCCTTGGCATGAGTCAAACGCTGGTGTTCCGCCGCATCATCCTGCCGCAGGCCCTGCGTGTGATCATCCCCCGACGGGCAACCAGGTCATCGGAATGCTCAAGTACAGCTCGCTGGTCAGCATCATTGCGCTTACCGACCTGCTCTACTCGGCGCAGCTCATCTACTCGCAGAACTTCGAAACGATTCCGCTGCTCATCGTGGTGTCGATTTGGTACTTGTTGTGTACCAGCGTCCTGACGGTCGCTCAACGGCGCATCGAGCGGTACTACGGCCGTAGCGCGACTGGCGCACCCGTTCCGAAGCTGGCCAAGCCGGGTCGTCCCCAGAACCGCGTCACGGCTGCGGAGGCTCCGGCGTGATCAACAGTCTGCGCCCAAGCGCCACCACGACGATCGAGAGCCTCGATGTGCCTCGCATAGGAGTAGACGACGTGCCCGACTCGCCCTCCGGCAACGCCGGCGACGTCATCGTCCGAATCATCGATCTGAAGAAGAGTTTCAGCGGACTGGAGGTGCTCAAGGGGGTCAATCTCGAAGTCAATCGAGGAGAAGTGGTCTGCATTCTGGGCCGGTCAGGTTCGGGTAAGAGCACTTTGCTGCGTTGCATCAATCACCTTGAGCGACCCAACGCCGGCGCCGTCGTCGTTGATGGATTCGTCATGGGATACCGCGCCCGGCGGGGCAAACTGCACGAGATGCGGTCGCGTGACACCGCCGAGCAGCGCCAATCAGTCGGCATGGTGTTCCAGTCGTTCAACCTGTTTCCCCACATGACGGTGATGGAGAATCTCATCGAGGCCCCTCGCAAGGTGCAGCGTCGGGGGCGGAGCGAGCTCGTCGCGGAGGCACGTTCACTGCTCGCCGACGTCGGCCTCTCCGACAAGGAGAACGCCTATCCAAGCACGCTGTCGGGCGGGCAGCAGCAGCGGGTGGCCATTTCACGCGCGTTGATGATGAAACCGTCGGTGATGCTGTTCGACGAGCCGACGTCGGCGCTTGATCCCGAGCTCGTCGGGGAGGTGCTGGAAGCGATGAAACGGCTCGCCGCGACCGGCATGACGATGATCGTCGTCACCCACGAGGTCGGCTTCGCCCGCCACGTATCGGACCGAGTCATCTTCATGGCTGACGGGGTTGTCGTCGAGGACGGCCCCCCGTCCCGGGTGATCGACAATCCCCAAATGCCAGAAACCCGAACCTTCTTGAGCACCATTCTCTAGCCGTATTCGACGACGCCCCGCCCCGCTTCGTGGCTGCACCGGCCTGTTCGGCCAAGCCAGTGTTGCGACCGCGGGCCACCGACGTGCGCACACCACCGGTTCGAACGACCCAAGGATGCCAGTGAAGACCGTCCATATCCGCGGAGCACATGACGTTCGTGTGGAGAACGGTGCTGCTCCCACGTTGTTGACAGGCCCGAGTGCCAGCGGCCGTGACGCACTCGTTCGCGTCGTGGCCTCCTGCGTGTGCGGCTCCGATCTGTGGACCTACCGCGGCTTTCGTCCGCCCGCCCACGACCGCGGCATGGGGCACGAATTCGTCGGCATCGTCGAGCAAGTCGGTGCCAGTGTCCGCACGGTCTGCCCGGGAGACTTCGTCATCGCGCCGTTCTACATCGCCGATGGCACGTGCGTGCTTTGTCGCGCCGGGTTTTCCGCTCATTGCCTGCATGGCAGCCTTTGGGGCGCAGACATCGAGAACGAAGGCGCTTCCGCTGGTACCCAAACAG
Coding sequences within:
- a CDS encoding NAD-dependent succinate-semialdehyde dehydrogenase; protein product: MTTLDQPQKNAAALAAVPTGLLIDGSWRPARDGARMDVVNPATEHVIAQVADAGLDDALEAVDAAVRAQTLWGTTAPRVRSELLYRAYEEVMRRQNDLAFIMTSEMGKPFAEACGEVAYAAEFFRWFAEEAVRVGGDFTQRPDGSARTIVMRQPVGPCLLITPWNFPIAMGARKIGPALAAGCTVVLKPAPQTPLTSLALAQILQDVGLPDGVVNVITTSRAAEVVEPILTGGSIRKLSFTGSTAVGKLLLEQAAKQVVRTSLELGGNAPFIVLPDANLEVAVEAAVQAKMRNMGEACTAANRMFVHSSFVDEFARALADRMTAMPVGNGMTDGVQVGPMIDAVSRDKVLRLMTDAIARGATVVGGGHVPGGIGYFIEPTVLTNVHPDSDLTSTEIFGPVAAIQSFETVEEVIAKANATEWGLVGYVITQDVDLALEVGERLQVGMVGLNTGLVSTPSAPFGGIKQSGLGREGGRLGIEEFLDVKYMAMPIRARGRA
- a CDS encoding transporter substrate-binding domain-containing protein, which produces MKRATGPRNRIVGAIAAVTLVSVVTACGGSTGDTAASSAPSEKIQEIADLVPPSIAETGTLKIAAAAYAPAVIAPLSGSSMPTGFDADMATAVAGILGLKPEYSMIPFDGIITGLQAQRYDLAVGDIGINDERLETVSFVLNHTTRDLLVVPPASTLPASISTEVEACGLTVGAVRGSQEAAVLDKIQAACEAAGKTFTAKTFQDQATVNLAVQQGRIDANLTDEGTAGLLVEQSPDEFKAVEVGFVPLLPTGFALPNNDNTAAMTEAISEALDHLIESGDYAEITGKYFKDGDKGQVEAAEVYSRIVDGAKKTTK
- a CDS encoding amino acid ABC transporter permease translates to MSVSTRSIGTRRNAHERLPIDQLPPTEVVPLKHPFRIASAAVVLLIGALGLHSVVTNDNFQWGRVWFYLFDPQILSGLRSTLILTVCSMSMGLVLGVILAVFRVSKNRVLSYLAGLYLWFFRGTPLLIQLIFWFNFAALYPRLSIGIPFGGPEFIGGSTNEVLTVWVVALLALSLNEAAYMAEIIRGGLLAVPSQQTEAAQALGMSQTLVFRRIILPQALRVIIPRRATRSSECSSTARWSASLRLPTCSTRRSSSTRRTSKRFRCSSWCRFGTCCVPAS
- a CDS encoding amino acid ABC transporter ATP-binding protein, with the protein product MVRIIDLKKSFSGLEVLKGVNLEVNRGEVVCILGRSGSGKSTLLRCINHLERPNAGAVVVDGFVMGYRARRGKLHEMRSRDTAEQRQSVGMVFQSFNLFPHMTVMENLIEAPRKVQRRGRSELVAEARSLLADVGLSDKENAYPSTLSGGQQQRVAISRALMMKPSVMLFDEPTSALDPELVGEVLEAMKRLAATGMTMIVVTHEVGFARHVSDRVIFMADGVVVEDGPPSRVIDNPQMPETRTFLSTIL